TTTGATTCCGTAAATTATGCCATGCAAGCAGAAAAGGCATTTAAAGAAGATGAAGTAGAGTTTAAAACCATACCTACGCCGAGGGAGATAAGCAGTAGTTGTGGATTGTCTATTATGACATCGTTGGATAATACGGAATATGCTTCTAAAAAAAAGAAGGATGGGCTTAATATCAATCAGCTTTGGAAGCATACCAAATCAAAAACCGGCAAGAGTGCGGAACTTATAGAATAAGTTCAATTTAAGATTTGGCAAAATAAACAGAAACAACAAGAGCAGTCTTTGTATTTAGATATGCT
The sequence above is a segment of the Peptoniphilaceae bacterium AMB_02 genome. Coding sequences within it:
- a CDS encoding DUF3343 domain-containing protein → MVSVLTEKLVLTFDSVNYAMQAEKAFKEDEVEFKTIPTPREISSSCGLSIMTSLDNTEYASKKKKDGLNINQLWKHTKSKTGKSAELIE